One genomic segment of Candidatus Bathyarchaeota archaeon includes these proteins:
- the asnS gene encoding asparagine--tRNA ligase encodes MALKKIREILDGCCPDQKVQIRGWVYRKREGKALIFLLIRDSTGVIQCTIKKDNPCWGEAQKLTIESSLTLEGTARPDTRAPGGYEIAAETLEIVGLAENFPISKDKSEEFIRDMRHLWLRSRKMNLVMKVRAQIIESARAYFKQQTFTEVSPPMFISAAVEGGSTLFKLKYFDQELYLTQSSQLYLEILMYSLEKVYCIAPSFRAEKSRTIRHLTEYWHMEGEWPFADLEDLMKFEEGLMEYICQDVAEKCQKEFAELGADIEKVKAVKTPFPRITYKEAIERLQPKNPELKWGSDLGYEDEKVLSDEFGKPFFVYDYPTEIKAFYCKTYDDHPEIAKSVDMMVPRVGEISTGGAREDNKDTLIARMKEQGLNPEDYEWYLDLRRYGTVPHVGFGMGLERLLIWMLDLENIIDAIPFPRTTRRFYP; translated from the coding sequence ATGGCTCTAAAGAAAATCCGCGAAATCCTAGACGGTTGCTGCCCAGACCAGAAAGTGCAGATACGAGGTTGGGTGTACCGTAAACGCGAAGGAAAAGCGCTAATTTTCCTGCTTATCCGAGACTCAACAGGCGTAATCCAATGCACCATCAAAAAAGACAATCCCTGCTGGGGTGAAGCTCAAAAACTCACCATCGAATCCAGCCTAACCTTGGAAGGCACCGCTAGACCTGATACACGCGCGCCTGGAGGTTACGAAATCGCCGCTGAGACTCTTGAAATTGTTGGACTTGCCGAGAATTTTCCAATAAGCAAAGACAAAAGTGAAGAGTTCATCCGTGACATGCGCCACCTCTGGCTAAGAAGCAGAAAAATGAATCTTGTCATGAAGGTTCGCGCTCAAATTATAGAGTCTGCGCGTGCATACTTTAAGCAGCAAACTTTCACCGAGGTTTCCCCACCAATGTTCATATCCGCGGCGGTGGAAGGCGGCTCAACACTTTTCAAACTCAAATATTTTGACCAAGAGCTCTACCTAACACAGAGCAGTCAATTGTACCTTGAAATCCTCATGTATAGCTTAGAGAAAGTCTACTGCATAGCACCTTCATTTCGCGCGGAGAAAAGCCGAACCATCCGCCACCTTACCGAGTACTGGCATATGGAAGGTGAATGGCCATTTGCAGACTTGGAAGACTTGATGAAATTTGAAGAAGGCCTAATGGAGTACATCTGTCAAGATGTGGCTGAGAAATGCCAAAAAGAATTTGCCGAATTGGGCGCGGATATTGAGAAAGTCAAAGCCGTAAAAACCCCGTTTCCACGAATCACTTACAAAGAAGCCATCGAACGATTACAACCCAAAAACCCTGAGCTTAAATGGGGCTCAGACCTTGGCTATGAAGACGAAAAAGTCTTATCAGACGAGTTTGGCAAACCATTTTTCGTGTATGATTACCCAACCGAAATTAAGGCATTCTACTGCAAAACCTACGATGATCACCCTGAAATTGCAAAATCAGTGGACATGATGGTGCCTCGTGTTGGCGAAATCAGCACAGGCGGTGCAAGAGAAGACAACAAAGACACCCTGATAGCCCGCATGAAAGAGCAGGGACTTAATCCTGAAGATTACGAGTGGTATCTTGACCTGCGCCGCTACGGCACGGTTCCGCATGTTGGGTTTGGTATGGGTTTGGAACGATTGCTGATTTGGATGCTGGACTTAGAAAACATTATTGATGCGATTCCGTTTCCAAGAACAACAAGACGATTCTACCCCTAA
- a CDS encoding Rieske 2Fe-2S domain-containing protein, translating into MVFEKIAETQEIPSGQMKAVKLGSETVLVANVNGTYYAIGNTCTHQGGNLSKGTLQGNIVTCPRHKSQFDVTSGKVVSGPKMPLLHPKIKDATTYAVKIEETAILIEPK; encoded by the coding sequence GTGGTTTTTGAGAAAATAGCTGAAACACAAGAAATACCTTCTGGGCAGATGAAAGCCGTTAAACTTGGCTCAGAAACGGTTTTAGTTGCAAACGTAAACGGCACCTACTACGCGATTGGAAATACTTGTACGCATCAAGGCGGAAACCTATCCAAAGGAACCCTGCAGGGAAACATCGTAACCTGCCCCAGACACAAATCACAATTCGATGTGACATCGGGCAAAGTGGTTTCTGGACCAAAGATGCCCTTGTTGCATCCAAAAATCAAAGATGCAACAACCTACGCCGTGAAAATTGAAGAAACAGCAATACTCATAGAACCAAAATAA
- a CDS encoding cation-translocating P-type ATPase yields the protein MTFQHKTRSEKPSHTESENKKVMVAFAVLLGITVLVGGVLDIFFQGVPLGFNIPVINMQATVTAILYYVSVLIVAVYIGITGLKELIIEHRFSVEFLMATAALGALYLDARFEAATVLFLYSIAEYFEGYIEDRARRTIEKLSKFMPDKARIIADDTEKSVPVSTVEPNMMLLVKPGERIPLDDSVVEGFSHVDQAVVTGESVPVVKKVSDTVYAGTLNISGVLRVLVTKKASETLVSRIIDLVVESGKKKASIEKLVTRFSKIYVPIVILLAVLTATVPTLLGAGTFDSWLYRSLILLVVSCPSAFIISVPATVFMAITIAAKRGVVIKGGIYIEKLAKVKQVVFDKTGTLTMGRPSVHKVRLVQQKEEKEAIAYAAALEQFSNHPVAQAIVRRAEERGIDLSKIKVTDVTEISGKGIVGNVNGNFVAVGTLELMKDFGCNCKEAFEINTGDVHTTICVSVGKEGLASVCVVDQVREDSLRAVSKLKKNGVKTAMLTGDRTEIANETAQALKIDEAHAELFPEDKLRLIEEMKAKTDGLVAMIGDGVNDAPALAASDVGIAMGAAGVDAALESADVVLVKDELAQVPYLLELSKKTMTIAKQNIAASLIVKLVLGALGLMGLIPLWFTVASGDDGVTMLLLLNSLRLERLKE from the coding sequence ATGACTTTTCAACATAAAACTCGATCGGAAAAACCCAGCCATACAGAAAGCGAAAACAAGAAAGTCATGGTTGCCTTCGCTGTTCTTTTGGGCATAACTGTTCTGGTAGGCGGCGTACTGGATATTTTCTTTCAGGGCGTCCCTTTAGGGTTTAATATTCCTGTAATTAACATGCAGGCAACAGTCACAGCGATTTTGTACTATGTTTCCGTGCTGATTGTTGCAGTATACATCGGCATAACTGGTCTAAAAGAACTCATTATAGAACACAGATTCAGCGTCGAGTTTCTGATGGCAACCGCTGCTTTGGGCGCGCTGTATCTTGATGCCCGATTTGAAGCTGCAACAGTGCTTTTTCTTTACTCAATAGCTGAGTATTTTGAAGGCTACATCGAAGACAGGGCAAGACGCACCATAGAAAAACTCAGCAAATTCATGCCTGATAAAGCCCGAATAATTGCTGATGATACAGAAAAAAGTGTTCCAGTTAGCACCGTGGAGCCTAACATGATGCTGCTTGTGAAGCCTGGTGAGCGTATTCCATTGGATGACAGTGTAGTGGAAGGGTTTTCTCATGTGGATCAGGCGGTTGTAACGGGGGAGTCTGTGCCTGTAGTAAAGAAAGTTAGTGACACGGTTTATGCTGGAACACTTAATATCAGCGGTGTTTTGCGGGTTTTGGTGACTAAGAAAGCCAGTGAAACCTTGGTCTCCAGAATTATTGACCTTGTAGTGGAGTCAGGAAAAAAGAAGGCATCCATCGAGAAGTTGGTTACGCGCTTCTCAAAAATTTATGTTCCCATAGTGATTTTGCTTGCAGTTTTAACCGCGACTGTGCCGACTCTTTTGGGCGCTGGAACCTTTGACAGTTGGCTGTATCGTTCCTTGATTTTGCTGGTGGTTTCCTGCCCAAGCGCGTTTATCATTTCTGTGCCAGCCACAGTGTTTATGGCAATCACCATCGCAGCCAAGCGAGGCGTAGTGATTAAAGGCGGAATTTACATTGAAAAACTAGCCAAAGTTAAACAGGTTGTTTTTGACAAGACAGGCACGTTAACGATGGGCAGACCAAGCGTGCATAAAGTCAGGCTTGTTCAACAAAAAGAAGAAAAAGAAGCCATCGCTTACGCTGCGGCGCTTGAGCAGTTCTCAAATCATCCTGTCGCGCAAGCCATCGTACGCAGAGCAGAAGAAAGAGGCATTGACCTCAGCAAGATAAAAGTCACCGATGTCACCGAAATCTCAGGCAAAGGCATAGTGGGCAACGTGAATGGCAACTTTGTGGCGGTGGGCACGCTTGAGTTGATGAAGGATTTTGGCTGTAACTGCAAAGAGGCTTTTGAGATAAACACTGGCGATGTACATACGACGATTTGTGTCTCTGTAGGTAAAGAGGGTTTAGCGTCGGTTTGTGTGGTTGACCAAGTAAGAGAAGATTCTCTTAGAGCAGTTAGCAAATTGAAGAAAAATGGTGTAAAAACAGCCATGCTCACAGGCGACCGCACAGAAATCGCAAACGAGACTGCTCAAGCACTCAAAATTGATGAAGCTCACGCTGAGCTTTTCCCTGAAGACAAACTGCGCCTAATTGAGGAGATGAAGGCTAAAACTGACGGTTTGGTTGCTATGATTGGGGATGGTGTAAATGATGCGCCTGCGTTGGCGGCGTCTGATGTGGGGATTGCAATGGGTGCAGCAGGTGTGGATGCAGCGTTAGAGTCGGCTGATGTTGTGCTGGTTAAGGATGAATTGGCGCAGGTTCCTTATCTTTTGGAGCTTAGCAAAAAAACCATGACTATAGCCAAACAAAACATTGCTGCATCCTTAATTGTTAAACTGGTTCTGGGTGCTTTGGGCTTGATGGGTTTGATTCCGCTGTGGTTTACGGTTGCTTCGGGCGATGATGGCGTGACAATGCTGCTATTGTTGAATTCGCTAAGACTGGAAAGGCTAAAGGAGTAA
- a CDS encoding FAD-binding oxidoreductase, with translation MKFEAPVQEIIIHNPDVISVRFAKPKDFTYKPGQYMLVTLNANGKSLMHPLTMSSSPTQNFLEFTKRLSTSEFSNTLRTLKEGDPILLDTPYGKFTFMGETTKITFLAGGIGITPFKSIIQYCTDTKQTANITLFYGVKTDKDCTFKEEFEQMQTRNPHLNLVLVASEAGNEWTGKRGYINADLIKTELPDYKEHMFYACGPPGMVAAMQKLVADMGLPPSQLKLEVLVGHN, from the coding sequence TTGAAGTTTGAAGCACCAGTGCAAGAAATAATAATTCATAACCCCGACGTTATAAGCGTAAGATTTGCTAAACCCAAAGATTTCACCTACAAACCTGGACAATATATGCTAGTAACACTCAACGCAAACGGTAAATCTCTAATGCATCCCTTAACCATGTCTAGCAGTCCAACACAAAACTTCTTAGAGTTCACCAAACGGCTATCCACCAGCGAGTTTTCAAACACGCTCCGAACCCTAAAAGAAGGCGACCCAATATTGCTAGACACACCCTACGGTAAATTCACATTTATGGGCGAAACCACAAAAATCACGTTTTTAGCAGGCGGCATAGGCATAACCCCATTTAAAAGCATAATCCAATACTGCACCGACACAAAGCAAACCGCAAACATCACACTGTTCTACGGTGTAAAAACGGACAAGGACTGCACGTTCAAAGAGGAATTTGAACAAATGCAAACCCGCAACCCCCACCTCAACCTTGTGTTAGTCGCCTCTGAAGCTGGCAACGAGTGGACGGGCAAAAGAGGATACATCAACGCCGACCTCATCAAAACAGAACTACCTGATTATAAGGAGCACATGTTTTACGCTTGTGGACCACCCGGCATGGTAGCGGCAATGCAAAAACTCGTCGCGGATATGGGATTGCCACCGAGCCAGTTGAAGCTGGAAGTGCTGGTTGGGCACAATTAA
- a CDS encoding beta-propeller domain-containing protein: MLQQEVQKRTKIYGLVAILSAVLLISMIYVVASPIQISPNVASLKTFSSSDEIKNYIVANTEFSSSSVYPGGPLDQQLINEINATSPIPTSSPSTNPIDSSTQIQFAGVDEADNMKTDGTYLYFSVQNIIYILDADPQNATVLSKIELNNTSYAAGLFLDQASCRLIVIGSQYDDPFSEDVPTPYGGEVGDSIYQHIIQNARTFVKVYDITNKSVPQLTKNFAISGSYFNSRMVGNYLYTVVSQQAKVSNDTVDLPTIYNGAQSYTISPENIYYIDQSGSYFTYTSFIGLDISNGTPNVSTVTMLMGETSNMYVSQNNMYVTFPSPDQDEQGTVIYRISIKGTSLAFEDKGKVPGYILNQYSMDEYNGYFRIATCITTGSWINQEQQNSLYILNSNLTTVGKIENLEINERIYTVRFVEDKCYFITYKQTEPFYIVDLSKPADPKIAGQIKIPAYTSYLYPYDENYVIGIGKQNSGFKLSLFNITDLNKPVELSYFVFGNGSNTPALYDPHAFLFNPENGMLTIPVFINKIVAPSIPGSADLPAYSWQGAYVFNVTVKNGVVFKGTITQIDANSTNVHDYYTLLSNKAITSTAYINQTVYTISKSMVQLNNLSGNFTVIDRVNLP; encoded by the coding sequence ATGTTGCAGCAAGAAGTACAAAAAAGAACGAAAATTTACGGGTTAGTGGCGATATTATCAGCGGTGCTTCTTATCTCAATGATTTATGTGGTTGCTTCTCCAATCCAAATATCCCCAAATGTGGCTTCTCTAAAAACTTTCTCATCAAGTGATGAAATAAAAAATTACATAGTAGCTAATACAGAATTTAGCAGTTCATCAGTATATCCGGGAGGACCGCTTGACCAGCAATTAATAAATGAAATAAATGCAACTTCTCCAATTCCAACATCTTCCCCTTCAACTAACCCAATTGATTCTTCAACTCAAATTCAGTTTGCAGGAGTAGATGAAGCTGATAACATGAAAACAGACGGAACCTACCTCTATTTCTCTGTCCAAAACATAATCTACATCTTGGATGCTGACCCACAAAACGCCACAGTTTTATCTAAAATTGAACTAAACAACACCTCATATGCTGCTGGACTATTTCTTGACCAAGCCAGTTGTAGATTGATTGTTATAGGAAGCCAATATGACGACCCATTCTCTGAGGATGTTCCTACACCTTATGGCGGAGAAGTCGGAGACTCAATTTATCAGCATATAATCCAAAATGCGCGAACATTTGTTAAGGTTTATGACATAACCAACAAAAGTGTTCCACAGTTAACTAAAAACTTTGCAATTAGCGGCAGTTACTTTAATTCGCGAATGGTGGGAAACTACCTCTATACAGTGGTTAGTCAACAAGCCAAAGTTTCAAATGACACTGTAGATTTACCAACAATTTATAATGGGGCTCAATCATATACGATTTCACCCGAAAACATTTACTACATTGATCAGTCAGGCTCATATTTCACTTACACGTCTTTTATAGGCTTAGATATTTCCAATGGTACCCCAAATGTTTCCACCGTTACCATGTTAATGGGTGAAACAAGTAACATGTATGTTTCTCAAAATAACATGTATGTAACGTTCCCTTCACCAGATCAAGATGAACAGGGGACAGTGATTTACAGAATAAGCATAAAAGGTACCTCATTGGCTTTTGAAGATAAAGGTAAAGTTCCAGGATACATCCTAAATCAGTATTCAATGGATGAATACAACGGTTACTTCAGAATCGCAACATGTATAACTACAGGTTCATGGATTAACCAAGAGCAACAAAACAGCCTCTACATACTAAACAGTAACCTAACCACTGTTGGCAAAATAGAAAACCTCGAAATAAATGAACGTATATACACGGTCCGATTCGTAGAGGACAAATGCTACTTTATAACCTACAAACAAACCGAGCCATTCTACATCGTAGACTTAAGCAAACCCGCTGACCCTAAAATTGCCGGACAAATCAAGATTCCAGCATACACCAGCTATCTATACCCATACGATGAAAACTATGTTATCGGCATAGGCAAACAAAACAGCGGCTTTAAACTTTCCCTCTTTAACATCACAGACCTCAACAAGCCAGTTGAGCTATCATACTTTGTCTTTGGTAACGGCTCAAACACACCAGCACTATATGATCCTCATGCATTTCTATTTAATCCAGAAAACGGTATGCTAACTATCCCAGTGTTCATAAACAAGATTGTTGCTCCTTCAATTCCAGGTAGTGCAGATTTACCTGCTTATTCTTGGCAGGGTGCATACGTTTTTAATGTAACAGTTAAAAATGGCGTTGTCTTCAAAGGCACCATAACACAAATTGACGCCAACTCAACAAACGTACACGACTATTACACACTGCTCAGCAATAAAGCAATTACTAGTACAGCATACATAAACCAAACAGTCTACACAATCTCAAAATCGATGGTGCAACTAAACAACCTGTCAGGAAACTTTACCGTTATAGACAGAGTTAACCTGCCCTAA
- a CDS encoding ArsR family transcriptional regulator — MPSAEKEHDTELEYALRGKAWKVYWFLLKKGNPASVREVQRALHFSSPSVAFHHLEQLRNLGLVQKQETGGQYVLVGEVKIGVLKHYVKLGKVLFPRFFFYALFSTVFFLGYVFLLLQTFSRDNLFILTFGIIVCSIFWYEAYRVWAMRPF; from the coding sequence TTGCCTAGTGCAGAAAAGGAACATGACACAGAATTAGAATACGCGCTTAGAGGTAAAGCATGGAAGGTTTACTGGTTCCTGCTCAAGAAAGGTAACCCTGCCAGCGTAAGAGAGGTTCAGCGTGCACTACACTTCAGTAGTCCAAGCGTAGCTTTTCACCATCTGGAGCAACTTCGAAATTTAGGGCTGGTTCAAAAGCAAGAAACTGGCGGACAGTATGTGCTTGTTGGAGAAGTCAAAATCGGTGTTCTAAAGCATTATGTTAAGCTTGGTAAAGTGCTGTTTCCAAGGTTTTTCTTTTACGCTTTGTTCTCTACAGTGTTCTTTTTGGGCTATGTTTTCCTGCTTTTGCAGACCTTTAGCAGGGATAACCTGTTTATTTTAACATTTGGAATCATTGTTTGTAGCATATTTTGGTATGAGGCGTATCGAGTATGGGCTATGAGACCATTCTAA
- a CDS encoding MFS transporter: MMALSKLFQGESAVLRGNFLLITLSWIIMFGASPISGTYASLYYKDLGASDFLISIIGVAGSLAIAIVQLPGGYLADKHGRRWLVVWMTFGLAIGSLFFVFAPSWHFIVLGMIIQNICAIYGPALMAMVFDSLPPQNRGAGFSFQSAVTNLVYLPGPLIASFLVSYFGFTLGMRVAYAILTIAYFAAAMLRLGLKETLPANGNSQKPTVLDVLRDYPRSVKDSFNVWRKVPKSAFYLFLAIITVSGLVVSCMMYFVVYATSVLQMSNYQWAIIQTFMYLSIFVPVIAAGFFMDKIGRKHFLIAGYLLCVPGMLLFLNGNFYTLLLAFFLFGLGNALQLNSYQILMGDLIPRSLRGTATGCMQFFAFIMQAVLLVLVGFLYAFVAPWLPFLLLAVVMVPVAVFVFLKVQEPTVKEI; encoded by the coding sequence ATGATGGCGCTCTCAAAACTCTTCCAAGGCGAATCCGCAGTCCTGCGAGGAAACTTCCTTCTCATCACGCTGAGTTGGATAATCATGTTCGGCGCATCTCCCATCTCAGGTACCTACGCCAGCCTCTACTACAAAGACCTCGGAGCCAGTGACTTCCTCATCTCCATAATTGGTGTCGCAGGTTCATTGGCAATCGCGATAGTTCAGCTTCCCGGTGGCTACTTAGCGGATAAGCATGGGCGGAGGTGGCTTGTGGTTTGGATGACCTTCGGGTTAGCAATAGGTAGCTTATTTTTTGTGTTTGCACCATCATGGCACTTCATTGTTTTGGGAATGATTATCCAGAACATCTGCGCGATTTACGGTCCAGCATTAATGGCGATGGTGTTTGATTCTCTGCCTCCGCAAAACCGTGGTGCAGGCTTCAGCTTCCAATCCGCCGTTACTAACCTTGTTTATTTACCTGGACCTTTGATTGCCAGTTTTTTGGTGTCGTATTTTGGTTTTACTTTGGGCATGCGGGTTGCTTACGCGATTTTGACGATTGCTTATTTTGCGGCTGCAATGTTGCGGCTTGGATTAAAGGAGACTTTGCCTGCAAACGGCAACAGCCAAAAGCCTACAGTTCTTGATGTGCTCCGCGATTATCCCCGCTCTGTAAAAGATAGCTTTAACGTTTGGCGTAAAGTTCCCAAATCCGCGTTTTACCTTTTCTTAGCAATAATTACCGTGAGCGGTTTGGTGGTGAGTTGTATGATGTATTTTGTTGTTTATGCAACTTCAGTTCTTCAAATGTCCAATTATCAGTGGGCAATAATTCAAACCTTCATGTATCTAAGCATCTTTGTCCCAGTGATTGCCGCAGGATTTTTCATGGATAAAATCGGCAGAAAACACTTCCTAATCGCAGGCTACCTCCTCTGCGTCCCAGGCATGCTCCTGTTTCTCAACGGCAACTTCTACACGCTACTCCTTGCCTTCTTCCTGTTCGGCTTGGGAAACGCTCTTCAACTTAACAGTTATCAGATTCTGATGGGCGATCTGATTCCACGCAGCTTGAGAGGAACAGCAACTGGCTGTATGCAGTTTTTCGCATTTATTATGCAGGCGGTTTTGCTGGTGCTGGTTGGGTTTTTGTATGCGTTTGTTGCTCCTTGGTTACCTTTTCTTTTGTTGGCGGTGGTTATGGTTCCAGTAGCGGTTTTCGTGTTTTTGAAGGTTCAGGAACCCACGGTTAAGGAAATCTGA
- a CDS encoding cation-efflux pump translates to MQSQESSTKLRALKISAIAIFSVVVVEVVIGLLVNSLAVLSDGLHALLDVVSSVMLFFAARAALKPPDEEHTYGHEKFEAIGGLIAGIILIGVALLIFYEAGVRLMSNAQVNEGVEFAGFIAIGYTLCIDVVRITVFSKTRHIEGASVKAGFYDAISDFSSTLIALAGFGLATIGFSNMDSIASIFLGFMLTYLSVKLVKSSINELSDTASRDLVSKIKKCIHAYPDVDKIGNLKVRKVSSKIFVDATIQVPSAMSLEDAHTLASDLEIKLKTECGNVDATIHIEPSEKEVKLEQLVQKLASVEGVHHVHEISTVYVEGKLYITLHVYVNPALSVEEAHKIAEKIEQKIHAGIKHLENVTVHVEPSGVMQGVEADEEQVEQVVYEVARIIAQTLHVKRVVTYSAEGKRYINIDCCFTKQVKITEAHKMASQLEKETKEHFSNSVVTVHIEPERAD, encoded by the coding sequence ATGCAAAGCCAAGAAAGCTCTACGAAATTAAGAGCCCTAAAAATTTCGGCTATTGCAATCTTTAGTGTTGTAGTGGTTGAAGTTGTTATAGGATTGTTAGTGAACAGTTTAGCAGTGCTAAGTGATGGCTTGCATGCACTTTTAGATGTTGTTTCTAGTGTAATGTTATTTTTTGCGGCAAGAGCAGCACTTAAACCTCCAGATGAAGAGCATACTTATGGGCATGAAAAGTTTGAAGCGATAGGTGGATTAATCGCTGGAATAATCCTCATTGGCGTAGCCCTACTCATTTTTTATGAAGCAGGAGTGCGGTTAATGTCTAATGCCCAAGTTAATGAAGGCGTAGAATTTGCAGGTTTCATCGCCATAGGATACACACTTTGCATTGATGTTGTCAGAATCACAGTTTTTAGCAAAACCCGACACATAGAGGGCGCCTCAGTCAAAGCAGGCTTCTATGATGCCATCTCTGATTTCAGTTCCACCCTGATTGCCCTTGCTGGATTCGGCTTAGCCACAATTGGTTTTTCAAACATGGATTCAATAGCGTCAATTTTCCTTGGCTTCATGCTCACTTACCTGAGCGTTAAACTGGTTAAATCCAGCATAAACGAATTAAGCGACACAGCAAGCAGAGACCTTGTTTCAAAAATAAAAAAGTGCATCCACGCATACCCGGACGTGGATAAAATCGGGAACCTAAAAGTTAGAAAAGTTAGCTCAAAAATATTTGTGGATGCAACAATCCAAGTTCCCAGTGCAATGAGTCTTGAAGATGCCCACACACTTGCTTCCGACCTTGAAATTAAACTAAAAACAGAATGCGGAAACGTAGATGCCACAATACACATTGAACCCTCAGAAAAAGAAGTAAAACTTGAACAACTCGTACAAAAGCTTGCAAGTGTGGAAGGGGTACATCATGTGCATGAAATCAGCACTGTTTACGTTGAAGGAAAACTCTACATTACTTTACATGTATATGTTAATCCTGCACTTTCAGTGGAAGAAGCCCACAAAATCGCTGAAAAAATTGAGCAGAAAATACACGCGGGAATTAAGCATCTTGAAAACGTCACAGTTCATGTTGAGCCTTCAGGTGTAATGCAAGGGGTTGAGGCTGATGAGGAACAGGTTGAACAGGTTGTTTATGAGGTTGCAAGGATTATCGCGCAAACTCTACATGTTAAACGTGTTGTCACTTATTCTGCCGAGGGAAAACGTTACATCAACATTGACTGTTGCTTCACTAAACAGGTAAAGATTACTGAGGCTCACAAGATGGCCTCGCAGCTTGAAAAAGAAACAAAAGAGCATTTTTCAAACTCTGTGGTTACAGTTCATATTGAACCAGAACGCGCTGATTAG
- a CDS encoding transcription initiation factor IIB, with protein MSRKDQPRPRLADKCPECGSDNLVHDYDTGETVCGDCGLVLYEQMMDKGPEWRAFTQEEKASRSRVGVPTSYSVHDKGLSTAISQVDRDAFGRKLPLSTRLQMWRLRKWQIRSRVHSSIDRNLAQAMAELDRLSDKVYIPPPIKEKAAVVYRKALDKGLVRGRSIAAIAAAALYAACRGSGTPRTLREIAEASLVDKKDVARCYRLLLRELEVHMPIADPLTYVSKIAEKTGISGKTQGAAIQILRDARRKRAAAGKDPMGLAAAALYIACLQNNEKKTQKDIAEAAGVTEVTVRNRYKTLKKQLNLELPD; from the coding sequence TTGAGCAGAAAAGACCAACCTAGACCGCGACTAGCTGATAAGTGTCCAGAGTGCGGTAGTGACAACTTAGTTCACGATTACGATACAGGAGAAACAGTTTGCGGTGACTGCGGGCTTGTCTTATACGAGCAAATGATGGATAAAGGACCCGAATGGCGCGCATTCACCCAAGAAGAAAAAGCTTCTAGAAGCAGAGTTGGAGTACCCACATCCTATTCCGTACACGATAAAGGCTTATCCACCGCTATCAGCCAAGTGGACAGAGACGCATTTGGACGAAAGCTCCCCTTATCCACTAGGCTTCAAATGTGGCGACTGCGAAAATGGCAAATCCGAAGCCGCGTCCACTCATCAATCGACCGAAACCTTGCCCAAGCAATGGCAGAACTAGACAGGCTCTCAGACAAAGTTTACATTCCACCACCAATCAAAGAAAAAGCCGCCGTCGTATACCGAAAAGCCCTCGACAAAGGCTTAGTTCGCGGACGATCCATCGCCGCCATCGCTGCCGCAGCTCTATATGCCGCGTGCAGAGGAAGCGGAACACCACGAACGCTTCGGGAAATTGCAGAAGCCAGCCTTGTTGACAAGAAGGACGTTGCAAGATGCTACAGGTTACTGCTACGCGAACTTGAAGTACACATGCCAATTGCAGATCCATTAACATACGTTTCCAAAATCGCCGAAAAAACCGGCATTTCAGGAAAAACACAGGGTGCAGCAATCCAGATTCTCAGGGACGCAAGAAGGAAACGTGCTGCCGCGGGAAAAGACCCCATGGGCTTAGCTGCCGCAGCTCTCTATATTGCATGTCTGCAGAATAATGAGAAAAAAACCCAAAAAGACATTGCTGAAGCTGCTGGCGTAACAGAAGTTACAGTACGTAACCGCTACAAGACACTAAAAAAGCAGTTAAATCTTGAGCTGCCAGACTAA
- a CDS encoding Snf7 family protein, whose translation MSERFAKKWEPKKEGDSFLSQVKQTVQPQAPLKPRLDMALKKLDLQINKLDQANERFTTKDKALFAKLVDAYTQHDTAHANIYATELAEIRKMSKLIMNARLALDQVSLRMRTITEFGDLVSNLGPCIGVLRSVNAGMCGVLPEAENELGEIGNMLSGLMMDAGLNGGNSLNFNNVNEDAAQILNEAAVVAEQKVSANFPDLPPGLSTGSDKSKA comes from the coding sequence ATGTCTGAACGGTTTGCTAAAAAATGGGAACCTAAAAAAGAAGGAGACTCCTTCCTCAGCCAAGTAAAACAAACAGTGCAGCCACAAGCACCATTAAAACCGCGACTTGATATGGCACTAAAAAAACTCGACCTACAAATTAACAAGCTTGACCAAGCAAACGAACGCTTCACAACAAAAGACAAAGCACTCTTTGCTAAACTAGTGGATGCCTACACGCAGCATGACACAGCGCACGCCAACATTTATGCTACAGAACTAGCAGAAATCCGCAAAATGTCCAAACTCATAATGAACGCAAGATTAGCCCTAGACCAAGTATCTCTGCGTATGCGAACAATCACAGAGTTTGGCGATTTGGTATCAAACCTTGGACCATGCATTGGAGTGCTTCGCAGCGTTAACGCAGGAATGTGCGGTGTACTGCCAGAAGCAGAAAACGAACTGGGCGAAATCGGAAACATGCTAAGCGGGCTTATGATGGATGCAGGCTTAAACGGTGGTAATTCATTAAACTTCAACAACGTAAATGAAGACGCCGCCCAAATCCTAAATGAAGCAGCTGTGGTTGCAGAGCAGAAAGTAAGCGCGAACTTCCCAGATTTGCCTCCAGGTCTTTCTACCGGTAGCGACAAATCAAAAGCTTAA